In one Saimiri boliviensis isolate mSaiBol1 chromosome 3, mSaiBol1.pri, whole genome shotgun sequence genomic region, the following are encoded:
- the CLDN22 gene encoding claudin-22, with product MALVFRTVAQLAGVSLSLLGWVLSCLTNYLPHWKNLNLDLNEMENWTMGLWQTCVVQEEVGIQCKDFDSFLALPAELRISRILMFLSNGLGFLGLLVSGFGLDCLRIGESQRDLKRRLLILGGILSWTSGITALVPVSWVAHTTVQEFWDETVPDIVPRWEFGEALFLGWFAGLSLVLGGYLLNCAACSSHAPLASGHCAVAQMEEDHQQLETRNTNLKN from the coding sequence ATGGCTTTAGTATTTAGAACTGTGGCTCAGCTAGCTGGAGTTTCATTATCTTTGCTGGGATGGGTTTTATCCTGTCTTACAAACTACCTGCCACACTGGAAGAACCTCAACCTGGacttaaatgaaatggaaaactgGACCATGGGACTGTGGCAAACCTGTGTGGTTCAAGAGGAAGTGGGGATACAGTGCAAGGACTTTGACTCCTTCCTGGCTTTGCCTGCTGAACTCAGGATCTCCAGGATCTTAATGTTTCTGTCAAATGGGCTGGGATTTCTGGGCCTGCTGGTGTCCGGGTTTGGCCTGGACTGTTTGAGAATTGGAGAGAGTCAGAGAGATCTCAAGAGGCGACTGCTAATCCTGGGAGGAATTCTGTCCTGGACCTCAGGAATCACAGCCCTGGTTCCTGTCTCTTGGGTTGCCCACACGACGGTTCAGGAGTTCTGGGATGAGACCGTCCCAGACATTGTCCCCAGGTGGGAGTTTGGGGAGGCCCTCTTTCTGGGCTGGTTTGCTGGACTTTCTCTTGTGCTAGGAGGGTATCTGCTCAACTGTGCAGCCTGCTCCAGCCATGCTCCCCTAGCTTCGGGCCACTGTGCAGTAGCACAAATGGAAGAAGATCATCAGCAATTGGAGACGAGAAACACCAACCTGAAAAACTAA
- the CLDN24 gene encoding putative claudin-24: MALIFRIAMQFVGLLLSFLGWILSIITTYLPHWKNLNLDLNEMENWTMGLWQTCVVQEEVGIQCKDFDSFLALPAELRISRILMFLSNGLGFLGLLVSGFGLDCLRTGESQRDLKRRLLILGGILSWTSGIIALVPVSWVAHTTVQEFWDETVPDIVPRWEFGEALFLGWFAGLSLVLGGCLLNCAACSSHAPLASGHYAVVQMQTQCPYLEDGTADPQV; the protein is encoded by the coding sequence ATGGCTTTAATCTTTAGGATAGCGATGCAATTTGTTGgacttttattatctttcttggGGTGGATTTTATCCATTATTACAACTTATTTGCCACACTGGAAGAACCTCAACCTGGacttaaatgaaatggaaaactgGACCATGGGACTGTGGCAAACCTGTGTGGTTCAAGAGGAAGTGGGGATACAGTGCAAGGACTTTGACTCCTTCCTGGCTTTGCCTGCTGAACTCAGGATCTCCAGGATCTTAATGTTTCTGTCAAATGGGCTGGGATTTCTGGGCCTGCTGGTGTCCGGGTTTGGCCTGGACTGTTTGAGAACTGGAGAGAGTCAGAGAGATCTCAAGAGGCGACTGCTAATCCTGGGAGGAATTCTGTCCTGGACCTCGGGAATCATAGCCCTGGTTCCTGTCTCTTGGGTTGCCCACACGACGGTTCAGGAGTTCTGGGATGAGACCGTCCCAGACATTGTCCCCAGGTGGGAGTTTGGGGAGGCCCTCTTTCTGGGCTGGTTTGCTGGACTTTCTCTTGTGCTAGGAGGGTGTCTGCTCAACTGTGCAGCCTGCTCCAGCCATGCTCCCCTAGCTTCGGGCCACTATGCAGTGGTGCAAATGCAAACTCAGTGTCCTTACCTGGAAGATGGAACTGCAGATCCTCAAGTGTAA